One Fibrobacter sp. UBA4297 DNA window includes the following coding sequences:
- the pstA gene encoding phosphate ABC transporter permease PstA, whose product MIGYYKHAPFSLFLRILVSLAIAITVCTLGFLILYILVKGIPFLKPSLFSLTYTSENVSFLPSILNTVIIVFGSLLVAGPLGICAAIYTVEYARRGNKIVGLVRITTETLSGIPSIIYGLFGMLFFVTFLHLGYSLVSGILTISIMILPLVMRTTEEALRSVPDSYREGSYGLGAGKLRTVLSVILPSAVPGILAGVILAVGRVVGETAALVYTAGTVADFPKGIFSSGRTLSVHMYELSREGFHTGEAYATSVILILVILLINWISNKFAKKIGKT is encoded by the coding sequence ATGATCGGATACTATAAGCATGCGCCCTTTTCGCTGTTTCTGAGAATCCTCGTGTCCTTGGCCATCGCCATTACGGTATGCACCCTGGGGTTCCTGATCCTCTATATATTGGTGAAGGGTATCCCATTCCTGAAACCCTCCCTGTTTTCTCTCACTTACACCTCGGAGAATGTCTCTTTCCTGCCCTCCATCCTGAATACGGTTATCATCGTGTTTGGTTCTCTCCTGGTGGCAGGCCCTTTAGGAATCTGTGCTGCCATCTATACGGTGGAATACGCCCGCCGCGGAAACAAGATCGTGGGACTGGTGCGGATCACTACCGAAACCCTTTCCGGAATTCCCTCCATTATCTACGGTCTTTTCGGAATGCTGTTCTTCGTGACCTTCCTGCACCTGGGATATTCCTTGGTTTCCGGTATCTTGACCATTTCCATCATGATTTTGCCCCTGGTCATGCGCACCACTGAAGAGGCCCTGCGTTCTGTTCCAGATAGTTATCGCGAAGGTTCCTACGGCCTCGGGGCAGGTAAGCTCCGTACGGTTTTGTCGGTAATATTACCGTCAGCCGTTCCGGGAATCCTTGCAGGTGTAATCCTAGCGGTGGGCCGTGTGGTGGGAGAGACTGCCGCCCTTGTCTATACGGCAGGTACGGTGGCGGATTTTCCCAAGGGAATATTCTCTTCGGGCAGGACTCTGTCTGTTCACATGTACGAACTTTCTCGAGAAGGTTTCCATACCGGCGAGGCCTACGCCACTTCGGTTATCCTCATTCTGGTAATCCTTCTTATCAACTGGATTTCTAACAAATTTGCAAAGAAAATCGGAAAAACCTAA
- a CDS encoding putative quinol monooxygenase codes for MSNITVNLRYTGKNGAAKKFAEEMVSSGTVAKIRAEKGNIRYEYFQSLDDPETILLIDAWENQAAIDVHHASPMMKTIAKLRDKYDLKMTVERYTPDNTMPKTDEKFIRK; via the coding sequence ATGAGCAATATTACGGTAAACCTGCGCTATACGGGCAAGAACGGGGCGGCAAAGAAGTTCGCCGAAGAGATGGTTTCTAGCGGGACGGTGGCGAAAATCCGCGCCGAGAAGGGCAACATCCGCTACGAGTATTTCCAGTCGCTGGACGATCCCGAGACCATCTTGCTGATTGACGCGTGGGAAAACCAGGCGGCCATCGACGTGCACCATGCTTCGCCCATGATGAAGACGATTGCGAAACTCCGCGACAAGTACGACTTGAAAATGACTGTCGAACGCTACACGCCCGACAACACCATGCCCAAGACCGACGAAAAGTTCATCAGGAAGTAG
- a CDS encoding RNA degradosome polyphosphate kinase: MKLTEENYIERDVSWMLFNRRILAEAQRQEIPLMERLNFLGIYSNNLDEFFRVRVATLNRIVDFADKNSKDLRERSKQALKTIGRLNAKYAQTFKETVKDVFNQLQKKHIHLLSEQELDDSQKEAVKEYCLSKLAGNLSPVWLSSVQGVNSLSDDSIHFVVRLKKQDEQKKGRRKGYAIIEIPVKKFGRFVQLPDVSSGNVTDHYVMYLDDVIRCALPYLFPGSGFNRFEAWSFKFTKDAEMELDTNIQGGTLQKIAKGVRSRKNGLPIRFIYDEKMPREVLNKLLEQLKLSSVDASLPSGRHQNHKDLMKFPRFEAPRGTKFEYPKWPSVMPAWAMAPTLLDVIREKDRFIHVPYHSFDAYINLLREAAINPEVKGIKTTLYRLARDSKVVGSLIAAARNGKKVTVVIELLARFDEESNIDWCKKMADAGIHVIMGVEGLKIHSKVTLITAKKGNLACISTGNFHEGNACAYTDFLQFTARQPIVKDVERLFDFIEKPYMSVKFKELVVSPNDMRRQLIRLINQEIRNHNLGYPAYILCKLNHVTDESMVKKIYEAASAGVKVDLLVRGNCSLVPSLPELGGNLRVNAIIDRYLEHSRILIFANGVDLEHLGVGEEDGSYHDYKVFIGSADWMPRNLDHRIEVYSPVFDIDIKREARLVVEQGMRNNYNSFRSQAELYKHYKAVEK, from the coding sequence ATGAAACTGACAGAAGAAAACTACATCGAGCGGGATGTGTCGTGGATGCTCTTTAACCGCCGCATTCTGGCGGAAGCACAGCGGCAAGAAATTCCGCTGATGGAACGGCTCAACTTTTTGGGAATTTACAGCAATAACCTGGATGAATTTTTCCGGGTCCGCGTAGCGACTCTCAACCGTATCGTGGATTTTGCAGACAAGAATTCCAAGGACCTTCGAGAACGCAGCAAGCAGGCCTTAAAGACCATCGGAAGGCTTAACGCCAAGTACGCCCAGACCTTCAAAGAAACCGTTAAGGATGTGTTCAACCAGTTGCAGAAAAAGCATATCCACCTTCTTTCGGAGCAGGAACTGGACGATTCCCAGAAAGAGGCCGTAAAGGAATACTGCCTCTCGAAACTGGCGGGGAACCTTTCTCCCGTCTGGCTTTCTTCGGTCCAGGGAGTCAATTCCCTGTCCGACGACTCCATCCACTTTGTCGTCCGTCTCAAAAAGCAGGACGAGCAGAAGAAGGGGCGCCGCAAGGGCTATGCCATTATCGAGATTCCCGTCAAGAAGTTCGGCCGTTTCGTGCAACTGCCCGATGTCAGTTCCGGTAATGTTACGGACCATTACGTCATGTACCTGGACGATGTAATCCGCTGCGCCTTGCCCTACCTTTTCCCGGGTTCCGGCTTCAACCGTTTCGAGGCCTGGTCTTTCAAGTTTACGAAGGATGCAGAAATGGAACTGGACACCAACATCCAGGGCGGTACGCTGCAGAAAATTGCCAAGGGGGTAAGGAGCCGCAAGAACGGTTTGCCCATCCGTTTTATCTACGACGAAAAAATGCCACGGGAAGTGCTGAATAAATTGCTGGAACAGCTGAAACTTTCTTCGGTGGACGCGAGCCTTCCTTCGGGCCGCCATCAGAACCATAAGGACCTGATGAAGTTTCCGCGGTTTGAAGCTCCTAGAGGAACGAAGTTCGAATACCCCAAGTGGCCTTCGGTCATGCCCGCCTGGGCCATGGCCCCCACCCTTCTGGATGTCATCCGCGAAAAGGACCGTTTCATCCATGTGCCTTACCATTCCTTCGATGCCTACATCAACCTGTTGCGGGAAGCCGCCATCAATCCGGAAGTCAAGGGAATCAAGACCACCCTCTACAGGCTCGCCCGTGATTCGAAGGTTGTCGGTTCCCTGATCGCCGCGGCCCGTAACGGCAAGAAGGTGACGGTGGTCATCGAGCTCTTGGCCCGCTTTGACGAGGAATCCAATATCGACTGGTGCAAGAAAATGGCCGACGCGGGTATCCACGTGATTATGGGGGTGGAAGGCCTGAAAATTCATTCCAAGGTGACGCTGATTACGGCGAAGAAGGGAAACCTGGCCTGTATTTCTACGGGCAACTTCCACGAAGGAAACGCCTGCGCCTATACGGACTTTCTGCAGTTCACGGCGCGGCAGCCTATTGTAAAGGACGTGGAGCGGCTCTTCGACTTTATCGAAAAACCCTATATGTCCGTCAAGTTCAAGGAACTGGTGGTTTCACCCAACGACATGCGCCGACAGCTGATTCGGCTCATTAACCAGGAAATCCGCAACCATAACCTGGGCTACCCGGCCTATATCCTGTGCAAGCTCAACCATGTCACCGACGAAAGCATGGTGAAAAAAATTTACGAAGCCGCTTCGGCGGGTGTCAAGGTGGATTTGCTGGTGCGTGGCAACTGTTCTTTGGTGCCTTCCTTGCCGGAACTGGGCGGAAACCTGCGTGTCAACGCCATTATCGACCGCTACCTGGAACATTCCCGTATCCTCATCTTTGCTAACGGTGTAGATCTGGAACACCTGGGAGTGGGCGAAGAAGACGGTAGCTACCACGACTACAAGGTATTTATCGGTTCGGCCGACTGGATGCCTCGAAATCTGGACCACCGCATCGAAGTCTATTCTCCGGTTTTCGACATCGACATCAAGCGGGAAGCCCGACTCGTCGTGGAGCAGGGCATGCGCAACAATTACAATAGTTTCAGGTCCCAGGCGGAACTGTACAAACATTACAAGGCAGTAGAAAAGTAA
- the pstB gene encoding phosphate ABC transporter ATP-binding protein PstB codes for MTPNEKISIQGMDLYYGNFHALKNVNLNIMPNEILAFIGPSGCGKSTLLKSLNRMNDLVEGCKITGHILLDGQDVYGEMNPNILRKRVGMVFQKPNPFPMSIYDNIAYGPRTHGIRNKAELDEIVETSLQKSGVWEELKGRLKKNALGLSGGQQQRLCIARALAVSPEVLLMDEPTSALDPISTSIIEDLVLELKKNYTIVMVTHNMQQATRVSDRTAFFLLGEVIEVNKTETLFSLPKDKRTEDYITGRFG; via the coding sequence ATGACACCTAACGAAAAAATTTCTATTCAAGGAATGGATCTGTATTACGGCAATTTCCATGCGTTGAAAAACGTGAACCTTAACATTATGCCCAACGAAATCTTGGCCTTTATTGGGCCTTCCGGCTGCGGTAAAAGCACCTTACTCAAGTCCTTGAACCGCATGAACGACCTGGTGGAAGGCTGCAAGATTACGGGCCACATCCTCTTGGATGGCCAGGATGTATACGGGGAAATGAATCCCAATATTCTCCGCAAGAGGGTGGGCATGGTGTTCCAGAAACCCAATCCCTTCCCCATGAGCATCTACGACAACATCGCCTACGGTCCTAGGACCCACGGTATCCGTAACAAGGCGGAGCTGGATGAAATCGTGGAAACGTCCCTGCAGAAATCCGGCGTGTGGGAAGAACTGAAGGGCCGCTTGAAAAAGAATGCTCTCGGCCTTTCCGGCGGTCAACAGCAGAGGCTCTGCATTGCCCGTGCCCTGGCAGTTTCGCCGGAAGTGCTCCTGATGGACGAACCTACCAGCGCCCTGGACCCCATTTCCACCTCCATTATCGAGGACCTAGTTTTGGAACTCAAGAAGAACTATACCATCGTCATGGTGACCCATAACATGCAGCAGGCCACCCGCGTTTCCGACAGGACCGCCTTTTTCCTCTTAGGGGAAGTCATCGAAGTCAACAAGACTGAAACCCTGTTCTCGCTGCCCAAGGACAAGCGCACCGAGGACTACATTACCGGGAGATTTGGATAA
- a CDS encoding phosphatase PAP2 family protein codes for MVVLALACATGSAAVEADSVTTSVTVDTAPRLSPFDHLGHNMLLSAFGWPLGFHMLGGALTYKFSKENNDLMVARFAARQDQLVYGIAFTPGMMMGTFFPILVPGYMYFISDNRALNNTGAVAVQATAVAFLYNNILKAISAREHPDAELNSGERSRDFKWGFFRRGVFYGWPSGHSMTNAAMAMSIASYNRDKPLVVAGCALYAGYIATSMVLGAKGEAHWFSDAVAGTLMGASIGWYIGSVFYKEKVGEKQTPPKVTIAPLFYDDTKGAVLSVRI; via the coding sequence ATGGTGGTTTTGGCACTTGCCTGTGCCACGGGTTCCGCTGCAGTCGAAGCAGATTCCGTAACAACCTCGGTGACTGTCGATACCGCGCCAAGGCTTTCCCCGTTCGACCATCTGGGCCATAACATGTTGCTGAGTGCGTTTGGCTGGCCGCTCGGGTTCCATATGCTCGGCGGTGCGCTTACGTACAAGTTCTCGAAGGAAAATAACGACTTGATGGTAGCCCGTTTTGCGGCCCGTCAGGATCAACTTGTTTACGGCATTGCATTTACTCCCGGCATGATGATGGGGACGTTCTTCCCGATTCTTGTTCCGGGCTACATGTACTTTATCAGCGACAACCGCGCGCTGAACAACACCGGTGCCGTCGCCGTGCAGGCTACCGCCGTGGCGTTCCTCTACAACAACATCCTCAAGGCGATTTCGGCACGCGAGCACCCTGATGCGGAACTCAACAGCGGCGAGCGTTCCCGCGATTTCAAGTGGGGATTTTTTAGGCGCGGCGTCTTTTACGGCTGGCCCTCGGGGCATTCCATGACCAACGCTGCCATGGCCATGAGCATCGCAAGCTATAACCGCGACAAGCCCCTCGTCGTGGCGGGCTGCGCCCTGTATGCGGGCTACATCGCGACAAGCATGGTGCTCGGCGCAAAAGGCGAAGCCCACTGGTTCTCCGACGCCGTCGCGGGCACCTTGATGGGAGCCTCCATCGGCTGGTACATCGGCAGCGTGTTCTACAAGGAAAAAGTCGGCGAAAAGCAGACCCCGCCCAAGGTCACCATCGCCCCGCTATTCTACGACGACACCAAAGGCGCCGTGCTCAGCGTGAGGATATAA
- a CDS encoding class I SAM-dependent methyltransferase, whose translation MDIRENINDTRKGFEELFAAGDFYNRQTQDSEHLEKITGFVKIAEGMRVLDLGTGSGYLSFPLAKDNPGCEIIGLDIVCDALEANRARAKVEGAKNLSFVSYDGVDFPFEAGSFDVVVTRYAMHHFPDIGHGIGEVSRVLRQGGQFFVSDPRPNDCDKDGFVDDYMKLRKDGHVKFYTKEEWINECAKCGLKLRDCFDSSMRFARKKETVAGYRDVLKKHDKAVVDSYDLVETDTELYITEHVNNLLFVKG comes from the coding sequence ATGGATATTCGAGAAAATATAAATGATACTCGGAAAGGTTTTGAGGAATTATTTGCCGCTGGCGATTTTTACAACAGGCAAACACAGGATTCCGAGCATCTTGAGAAAATAACCGGATTCGTAAAAATTGCTGAAGGTATGAGGGTTCTTGATCTCGGGACCGGAAGCGGCTATCTTTCGTTTCCGCTAGCGAAAGACAATCCTGGTTGCGAAATCATCGGCCTGGACATCGTCTGCGACGCACTCGAAGCAAACCGCGCAAGGGCAAAGGTCGAAGGAGCCAAGAACCTCTCGTTTGTAAGTTATGACGGTGTCGATTTCCCGTTTGAGGCGGGTTCGTTCGATGTCGTGGTGACAAGGTACGCGATGCACCATTTCCCTGACATTGGGCACGGCATTGGCGAGGTGAGCAGGGTATTAAGGCAAGGCGGACAATTTTTTGTTTCGGACCCCCGCCCAAACGACTGCGACAAAGACGGTTTTGTCGACGACTACATGAAACTCCGAAAAGACGGACACGTCAAGTTCTATACAAAGGAAGAATGGATTAACGAATGCGCCAAATGCGGCTTGAAACTGCGGGACTGTTTTGACAGTTCCATGCGCTTCGCCAGAAAGAAGGAAACTGTCGCCGGCTATCGGGATGTGCTTAAGAAACACGACAAGGCTGTTGTAGATAGTTACGACTTGGTGGAAACCGACACGGAACTTTACATTACGGAGCATGTAAACAATCTTTTGTTTGTAAAAGGCTGA
- a CDS encoding flavodoxin, translating into MKSLALFSTLLLALFLSLFAACSDDSSSSPTGAGEAVESSVSQDGKSSATSKNESSSSSESTVSSSSANSSSATSSSATSTSKSRGKTLVAYFSRTGNTKPLAEYAAEYLDATLFEITAKIPYTDEDIAYYTDCRADREQKDESARPEIATVVENMDEYDTVIIAHPIWHGIAPRIISTFLEGYDFSGKTLLTFCTSASSPLGQSAKLLQELTPNSTWLESKRFAIGTSREEIEKWLEDVLRP; encoded by the coding sequence ATGAAATCGCTCGCGTTGTTTTCGACATTGCTACTGGCTCTGTTTTTGAGCCTCTTTGCTGCGTGTTCCGACGACAGTTCGTCTTCGCCGACAGGCGCCGGGGAAGCTGTCGAATCCAGCGTCTCGCAAGACGGCAAAAGCTCCGCGACTTCAAAGAACGAATCTTCATCGAGTTCGGAATCAACCGTTTCGAGTAGCTCGGCTAATTCAAGTTCGGCGACATCCAGTTCCGCGACATCGACGAGTAAATCTCGCGGCAAAACGCTCGTGGCTTACTTCTCCAGAACGGGCAACACCAAACCGCTGGCCGAATACGCAGCGGAATACCTAGATGCGACTTTATTCGAAATCACCGCAAAAATCCCTTACACCGACGAAGACATCGCCTATTATACGGACTGCCGCGCCGACCGCGAACAGAAAGACGAATCCGCCCGCCCCGAAATCGCAACCGTTGTCGAGAACATGGACGAGTACGATACCGTCATCATCGCGCACCCGATATGGCACGGGATTGCTCCCCGCATCATAAGCACGTTCCTCGAAGGCTACGACTTTTCCGGCAAGACCTTGCTCACTTTCTGCACGTCGGCTTCAAGCCCGCTGGGCCAAAGCGCCAAGCTGCTGCAGGAACTTACGCCCAATTCCACATGGCTCGAAAGCAAGCGCTTCGCCATCGGCACCAGCCGCGAAGAAATCGAAAAATGGCTGGAAGACGTTCTGCGCCCGTAA
- the pstC gene encoding phosphate ABC transporter permease subunit PstC, which yields MKLSLSNPFKERAASTIFLVSALASILFVALICVFLFANGVPAILKIGVPDFLFGKEWAPTDEPAVYGIFPMILGSLYVTLGALAIGVSVGLLSAIFLARFCSERLHRVLKPAVELLAGIPSVIYGFFGLVVIVPFVRQHLGGSGFSIFTASILLGIMILPTVISVSEAALRAVPNSYYEGSLALGATHERSVFFTVLPAATSGIVAGIILGFGRAIGETMAVILVAGNQARMPDGIFEGVRTLTANIVLEMGYATDLHREALIATGVVLFSFILTVNLLFSILKKRVVK from the coding sequence ATGAAACTCAGTTTATCCAATCCATTTAAGGAACGGGCCGCATCCACCATCTTCCTGGTCTCTGCGCTGGCAAGCATTCTGTTTGTGGCCCTGATCTGCGTGTTTCTTTTTGCAAATGGTGTCCCCGCCATTCTAAAGATAGGCGTTCCGGACTTTTTGTTCGGAAAGGAATGGGCCCCCACGGACGAGCCTGCGGTCTACGGGATTTTTCCCATGATTCTCGGCAGCCTCTACGTGACACTGGGGGCCCTAGCCATCGGTGTCTCGGTGGGGCTCCTGTCGGCCATATTCCTGGCTCGGTTCTGCTCCGAAAGGCTCCACAGGGTGTTGAAACCCGCCGTGGAACTCCTGGCCGGCATTCCCTCGGTGATCTACGGCTTCTTTGGCCTGGTGGTTATCGTGCCCTTTGTGCGGCAGCACCTTGGCGGGAGCGGTTTCAGCATCTTTACGGCGTCGATTCTGCTGGGAATCATGATTTTGCCTACCGTCATTTCCGTTTCCGAAGCCGCCCTGCGGGCGGTCCCCAACAGCTACTACGAAGGTTCCCTGGCTCTCGGGGCCACCCACGAAAGGAGTGTATTCTTCACGGTTCTTCCGGCGGCCACTTCGGGAATCGTGGCGGGTATCATCTTGGGTTTTGGCCGGGCTATTGGCGAAACCATGGCAGTGATTCTTGTGGCTGGAAACCAGGCCCGAATGCCCGACGGTATTTTCGAGGGAGTCAGGACCTTGACCGCCAACATTGTGTTGGAAATGGGCTATGCCACGGACCTGCACCGCGAAGCCCTCATTGCCACCGGTGTGGTGCTATTCTCCTTTATCCTTACTGTCAACCTGCTGTTTTCCATTCTCAAGAAGAGGGTTGTCAAATGA
- a CDS encoding type II toxin-antitoxin system RelB/DinJ family antitoxin, producing the protein MANAVLQTRIDKATKDQAEDLFESLGLDITTAIRLFLKQAINQRCIPFDIVPPQREFSDSTLAAIEEAKGLARNPRAKRYSSAKELLEDCK; encoded by the coding sequence ATGGCAAATGCAGTTTTACAGACAAGAATCGACAAAGCCACCAAGGACCAGGCGGAAGATTTATTTGAATCACTCGGACTGGATATCACTACGGCTATTAGACTTTTCTTGAAACAGGCGATTAATCAGCGCTGCATCCCTTTCGATATTGTTCCGCCTCAACGCGAGTTCTCGGATTCGACATTGGCCGCCATTGAAGAGGCAAAAGGACTTGCTAGGAACCCCAGGGCAAAAAGGTATTCTTCTGCTAAGGAACTCCTTGAGGATTGCAAGTAA
- the phoU gene encoding phosphate signaling complex protein PhoU, producing MRNRFDSQLEALNRGIIEMGALVEDSLKASIDALLAFDRETAKKIVVGDKEIDQKMKEIETLCLRLLLSQQPVARDLRLISASLKMVGDLERIGDQAADIAEIVAGCTDQDGAPLKLAAIPPMGIDVLKMLAQSIDAFVRKDLKLAQIVIDSDDDVDFLFRSAKRELVKTIRNTESDAECIINSIMIAKYLERIGDHALNVARWTIFAETGTHHGANLLNGADDFDDK from the coding sequence ATGAGAAACCGTTTTGATTCGCAACTGGAAGCCCTGAACAGGGGTATTATAGAAATGGGCGCCCTGGTGGAAGATTCCCTGAAGGCCTCCATAGACGCCTTGCTGGCCTTTGACCGTGAAACCGCCAAGAAGATTGTGGTGGGCGACAAGGAAATCGACCAGAAGATGAAGGAAATTGAGACTCTTTGCCTGCGGCTTTTGCTGAGCCAGCAGCCTGTAGCCCGGGACTTGCGCCTGATTTCGGCCTCCCTGAAAATGGTGGGGGACCTGGAACGCATCGGCGACCAGGCTGCAGATATTGCTGAAATTGTGGCGGGGTGTACAGACCAGGACGGGGCTCCCCTGAAACTGGCCGCTATTCCGCCCATGGGAATCGATGTGCTCAAGATGCTGGCGCAAAGTATCGACGCCTTTGTCCGCAAGGACTTGAAGTTGGCTCAGATTGTTATCGACAGTGACGATGACGTAGATTTTCTATTCCGCTCTGCCAAGCGGGAACTAGTGAAAACCATCAGAAATACGGAAAGCGATGCCGAGTGCATTATCAATTCCATCATGATCGCCAAATACCTAGAACGCATAGGCGACCACGCCTTGAATGTGGCTCGGTGGACCATTTTTGCAGAAACCGGTACTCATCATGGAGCCAATCTTTTGAACGGGGCCGACGATTTCGATGATAAGTAA
- a CDS encoding SDR family NAD(P)-dependent oxidoreductase, whose translation MPINKLETKNKTTNEKKVVLITGAAQGIGFATVKKFLKEGWAVAATDIKKKELDERVKALTAEGYDITGYVLDVTKYNQDKKVVDQIVKKYGRIDALFNNAGIVGHRPTILNFDPKLIHQAEEVNLWAGLYLAQLVGRVFVEKKIKGSIVNVSSLAASFVDWSPFGYGISKAAVDGFTRAAAFHLGKYGIRVNSVAPGYTKTEMAIKYDYSNPKLRKAAESKTLLNRWIEPSEIANAVYFLSSDEASAITGAKLPVDAGYTTTKESNLKSIYDEDN comes from the coding sequence ATGCCCATCAATAAATTAGAAACAAAGAATAAAACGACCAACGAAAAAAAAGTTGTTCTCATCACGGGTGCTGCACAAGGCATCGGTTTTGCAACCGTTAAAAAGTTTCTGAAGGAAGGCTGGGCAGTCGCAGCAACCGACATCAAGAAAAAGGAACTGGACGAACGCGTAAAAGCCCTGACTGCAGAAGGCTACGACATTACCGGTTATGTTCTCGATGTAACCAAATACAATCAAGACAAGAAGGTTGTTGACCAGATCGTAAAAAAATATGGCCGAATCGATGCGCTATTCAACAATGCCGGCATCGTCGGCCACCGTCCGACCATCCTGAATTTTGACCCGAAACTCATCCATCAAGCCGAAGAAGTGAACTTGTGGGCCGGTCTTTATTTGGCGCAGTTGGTCGGCCGCGTCTTCGTGGAAAAGAAGATCAAGGGTTCCATCGTGAACGTGTCTTCCTTGGCAGCATCCTTTGTGGACTGGTCGCCCTTTGGCTACGGCATTTCAAAGGCTGCTGTGGACGGATTCACCCGCGCAGCAGCGTTTCACCTGGGCAAATATGGCATTCGCGTCAATTCGGTTGCACCGGGATACACCAAGACCGAAATGGCCATCAAGTATGATTATTCGAACCCGAAGCTTCGCAAGGCGGCCGAAAGCAAGACACTTCTCAACCGCTGGATTGAACCTTCCGAGATTGCGAATGCGGTTTACTTTCTCTCTAGCGATGAGGCCAGCGCCATTACCGGAGCGAAACTCCCGGTAGATGCAGGTTATACTACCACCAAAGAAAGCAACCTCAAAAGCATCTACGATGAAGACAACTAG
- a CDS encoding substrate-binding domain-containing protein — protein MKKMALTVCAISLAVMGITAACNGNNEEKNAEAPAAKQMDISVIAREAGSGTRDAFTELVGTLIKQNGKKKDNTTKEAITIDGTQGVMSSVAGNEYAIGYISLGSLNGSVKALDIDGFAPTKENIKAAKYPIARPFNIATKGKMNDAVKDFVDFILSADGQAIIEGNGYIGVSDGKKFQAKKLKGKIVIAGSSSVSPVMEKLKEAYMALNPEMEIEIQTNDSSSGMLAAKEGTCDIGMASRNLKPSELEALTPQTIARDGIAVIVNKQNQISNISLAKLRDIYTGLIRKWNDVK, from the coding sequence ATGAAAAAAATGGCTTTAACCGTTTGTGCAATTAGTTTGGCCGTAATGGGTATTACCGCCGCTTGCAACGGGAACAACGAAGAAAAGAACGCCGAAGCCCCCGCCGCCAAACAAATGGATATTTCCGTCATCGCGCGAGAAGCAGGTTCCGGCACCCGGGACGCCTTTACCGAACTGGTGGGCACCCTTATCAAGCAGAACGGAAAGAAGAAGGACAATACCACCAAGGAAGCCATCACCATCGACGGCACCCAGGGTGTCATGAGCTCCGTAGCCGGTAACGAATACGCCATCGGCTACATTTCCCTAGGTTCCCTGAACGGTTCCGTGAAGGCCCTGGATATTGACGGATTCGCCCCCACCAAGGAAAACATCAAGGCCGCCAAGTACCCCATCGCCCGTCCCTTTAACATCGCCACCAAGGGCAAGATGAACGACGCCGTAAAGGACTTCGTGGACTTTATCCTGAGTGCCGATGGCCAGGCCATTATCGAAGGCAACGGCTATATCGGAGTTTCCGACGGCAAAAAGTTCCAGGCCAAAAAACTGAAGGGCAAGATCGTCATCGCCGGTTCTTCCAGCGTGTCCCCGGTCATGGAAAAGCTCAAGGAGGCCTACATGGCCCTGAATCCGGAAATGGAAATCGAAATCCAGACCAACGATTCCTCTTCGGGAATGCTGGCCGCCAAGGAAGGGACCTGCGATATCGGTATGGCTAGCCGCAACCTGAAACCCAGCGAACTGGAAGCCCTGACTCCCCAGACCATCGCCCGGGACGGCATCGCCGTGATTGTCAACAAGCAGAACCAGATTTCCAACATTTCCCTTGCAAAGCTGCGGGATATCTACACCGGCCTCATCCGCAAGTGGAACGATGTAAAGTAA